From the Opitutia bacterium genome, one window contains:
- the recF gene encoding DNA replication and repair protein RecF (All proteins in this family for which functions are known are DNA-binding proteins that assist the filamentation of RecA onto DNA for the initiation of recombination or recombinational repair.): MRFAHVTLQNFRNLPLVSVELAGRHTFLVGANGQGKTNFLEALGYVTALRSFRGAEPRALVALEQKQAGLGFTIEHEQFGESKLAITFGADGRTVEWEQGKVTRLADFIGKFPSVVFSSQDNQLLRGSPSLRRRWLDLTLAAMDGAYLAALQGYTRAVAERNILLKHGGRDAAQLTAFEHEAAKHAVKLVAARASGVEELSELFRLAHARLVPEGEQAGLIYAPDTAATTAEEFAAQLAKARPRDTLLKSTERGPHRDDLDFLLQGRPAKNFASEGQQRCLVIALRLAQATYFKRHSAIEPVLLCDDVLGELDPERRRKFWASLDGQPQVVATGTALPEAEAGTWQVLRVAGGRVEEGGAA, from the coding sequence ATGCGCTTCGCCCACGTCACGCTGCAAAATTTCCGCAACCTGCCGCTCGTCTCGGTGGAGTTGGCGGGGCGGCACACGTTTCTCGTCGGCGCGAACGGGCAGGGGAAAACGAACTTTCTCGAAGCGCTGGGTTACGTGACGGCGCTGCGGTCGTTTCGCGGTGCAGAGCCGCGCGCGCTCGTTGCGCTGGAGCAGAAGCAGGCCGGGCTCGGCTTCACGATCGAGCACGAGCAGTTCGGCGAGTCGAAGCTGGCGATCACGTTCGGCGCGGACGGGCGCACGGTGGAGTGGGAGCAGGGCAAGGTGACGCGCCTCGCGGACTTCATCGGCAAGTTTCCGAGCGTCGTTTTCTCGTCGCAGGACAACCAGTTGTTGCGCGGCTCGCCGTCGTTGCGGCGCCGCTGGCTCGATCTGACGCTCGCGGCGATGGACGGCGCCTACCTCGCGGCGCTGCAGGGCTACACGCGTGCCGTGGCAGAGCGGAACATCCTCTTGAAACACGGCGGGCGCGACGCGGCGCAGCTGACGGCGTTCGAGCACGAGGCGGCGAAGCACGCCGTGAAGCTCGTCGCGGCGCGCGCGAGCGGCGTCGAGGAGTTGAGCGAGTTGTTTCGATTGGCGCACGCGCGGCTGGTGCCCGAGGGCGAACAGGCGGGATTGATCTACGCGCCCGACACCGCGGCGACCACGGCGGAGGAATTCGCGGCACAGCTCGCGAAGGCGCGTCCGCGCGACACGCTGCTGAAATCCACCGAACGCGGGCCGCATCGCGACGATTTGGATTTCCTGCTGCAAGGGCGTCCGGCGAAGAATTTCGCCTCCGAGGGCCAGCAACGGTGCCTCGTGATCGCGCTGCGGTTGGCGCAGGCGACGTATTTCAAGCGGCACAGCGCGATCGAGCCGGTGCTGCTGTGCGACGACGTGCTCGGCGAACTCGATCCGGAGCGGCGGCGGAAATTTTGGGCGTCGCTCGACGGTCAGCCGCAGGTCGTGGCGACGGGCACTGCTCTGCCCGAGGCGGAAGCGGGCACGTGGCAGGTGTTGCGCGTGGCGGGCGGACGCGTCGAGGAAGGCGGCGCGGCGTGA
- a CDS encoding SIS domain-containing protein, giving the protein MSSFEASQQATIAALQGLSAQRAQIDRAGDLILQALKAGRKIIACGNGGSAAEAQHLTTELVGRYFKNRRSLPAVALTADGTLVTCIGNDYGYDAIFSRQIEGLAQPGDVVVVLTSSGNSKNILLALDAAKKLGLDTIALLGRGGGKAKGLATAEIIVPGESGAAAQECHLFLIHHFCDRVDEVFN; this is encoded by the coding sequence ATGTCTTCCTTCGAAGCCTCGCAACAAGCGACCATCGCCGCACTCCAAGGGCTCTCCGCGCAACGCGCTCAAATCGACCGTGCCGGCGATTTGATCCTGCAGGCGCTCAAAGCGGGCCGGAAGATCATCGCCTGTGGCAACGGCGGCAGCGCGGCCGAGGCCCAGCATCTCACCACGGAGCTCGTCGGACGCTATTTCAAGAACCGCCGTTCGCTCCCCGCCGTGGCGCTCACGGCCGACGGCACGCTCGTGACCTGCATCGGCAACGACTACGGCTACGACGCCATCTTCTCGCGCCAAATCGAGGGCCTCGCGCAACCCGGCGACGTGGTCGTCGTGCTCACCTCGAGCGGCAACTCGAAGAACATCCTCCTCGCGCTCGACGCGGCGAAGAAACTCGGCCTCGACACCATCGCGCTGCTCGGCCGCGGCGGCGGCAAGGCGAAGGGACTCGCGACGGCCGAGATCATCGTCCCCGGCGAGAGCGGCGCCGCGGCGCAGGAATGCCACCTTTTCCTCATCCACCACTTCTGCGACCGCGTGGACGAGGTTTTTAACTGA
- a CDS encoding prolyl oligopeptidase family serine peptidase, with protein MLRRITALLGACATLVCVSVGTTAPAPLPIDAFIAEPEFRNPKLSPNGASIALIYRQDFKEVVMLLDTATMQPRLGPTLSNLRVLNFWWKGDDTLLLLLEELNGQSYFRAFNLTTQTTSELRQLNRRATSIVNPLVGDPTHILVASATSTGNDLRRYDLVRDKAEVIEKNPGWVLHWFTNRAGEAIAGLGQVEDEWFMLVRDKPTADWKRIALGRGSQPSFRPWAVAADQRRLLGYDYATSDTARVVARDPITGAEDVIFHSPEVDPSYNLVWGDDETRVRAIAYETDKPRFHYLAESDAQLAAAIDRSLPQTVNNIISTSADESRLLIEATSDVVPELYFLLDRKSGRMQSLGGARSGLALNRLARSRFFTFQARDGQKLSGRIILPEASAGKPGLIVSAGYDFTQRAQAFYQPFMQLWASRGFAVLEVNHRGVEGFGQAFAKAGEMKVATTMADDLADAVHHAIAEGWVDARRVAIVGQGNGGVLALHTLVRHQELFGAWINLATPMDNGALDVDDLAFGLHDTSAGRLRANDYFRLKRYQRELDPSLQLGKVRVPSFHYFTRNMNERSGAKVEKTMKQAGAECVILVTPKPPEKVDQTMADFDRRTHEETRRVYSAMLDFLQRTLPVRAAP; from the coding sequence ATGTTACGAAGGATCACCGCCCTGCTCGGCGCGTGCGCGACGCTGGTGTGCGTCTCCGTTGGCACCACCGCCCCCGCCCCACTGCCCATCGATGCATTCATTGCGGAGCCGGAGTTTCGGAATCCAAAGCTCTCGCCCAATGGGGCCAGCATCGCGCTGATCTATCGCCAGGACTTCAAGGAAGTCGTGATGCTGCTCGACACGGCGACGATGCAGCCGCGACTGGGGCCGACGCTGAGCAATCTCCGGGTGTTGAATTTTTGGTGGAAGGGCGATGATACGCTCCTGCTGTTACTGGAGGAGCTGAACGGTCAGTCCTATTTTCGCGCGTTCAACTTGACGACGCAGACGACCTCCGAGCTCCGACAGCTCAATCGCCGCGCCACGAGCATCGTGAATCCGCTCGTCGGTGATCCAACGCACATTCTCGTGGCGAGCGCCACGTCGACGGGAAACGACCTCCGCCGCTACGATCTCGTCCGTGACAAGGCCGAGGTGATCGAGAAGAATCCCGGCTGGGTCCTGCATTGGTTCACGAACCGGGCCGGCGAAGCGATCGCCGGTCTCGGGCAGGTGGAGGACGAGTGGTTCATGCTCGTGCGCGACAAACCAACAGCCGACTGGAAACGCATCGCGCTCGGCCGCGGCAGTCAGCCGAGCTTTCGCCCTTGGGCCGTCGCCGCCGACCAGCGCCGGCTGCTGGGCTACGATTACGCGACCTCCGACACCGCGCGAGTGGTGGCGCGCGACCCGATCACCGGGGCGGAGGACGTGATTTTCCACTCTCCCGAAGTCGATCCGAGCTACAATTTGGTGTGGGGTGACGACGAGACTCGCGTGCGCGCCATCGCCTACGAGACCGACAAGCCGCGTTTTCACTATCTCGCGGAAAGCGACGCCCAACTCGCCGCGGCCATCGACCGATCGCTCCCGCAGACCGTCAACAACATCATCAGCACCTCCGCCGACGAAAGCCGCCTGTTAATCGAGGCCACCAGCGACGTCGTGCCCGAGCTGTATTTCCTGCTCGATCGGAAGAGTGGACGGATGCAATCGCTCGGCGGCGCGCGGTCGGGCTTGGCGCTCAATCGTCTGGCGCGCTCCCGCTTTTTCACGTTCCAGGCGCGCGACGGGCAAAAGCTCAGCGGGCGGATCATCTTGCCAGAAGCCTCGGCCGGAAAACCGGGTTTGATCGTCAGCGCGGGCTATGACTTCACCCAGCGGGCGCAGGCGTTCTACCAGCCCTTCATGCAACTGTGGGCCAGCCGCGGCTTCGCCGTGCTCGAAGTCAATCACCGCGGCGTCGAGGGCTTCGGCCAAGCCTTCGCCAAGGCCGGCGAGATGAAGGTCGCCACCACGATGGCGGACGACCTCGCTGACGCGGTTCACCACGCCATTGCGGAGGGTTGGGTCGACGCGCGCCGCGTGGCCATCGTGGGACAAGGCAACGGCGGCGTGCTCGCGTTGCACACGCTGGTGCGGCACCAGGAGTTGTTCGGCGCGTGGATCAATCTCGCCACACCGATGGACAACGGAGCGCTCGACGTGGACGACCTCGCGTTCGGGCTGCACGACACCAGCGCGGGGCGACTGCGCGCCAATGACTACTTCCGCCTGAAACGCTATCAGCGGGAACTCGATCCCTCGCTCCAGCTCGGCAAAGTGCGCGTGCCGTCGTTCCACTATTTCACGCGCAACATGAACGAGCGCTCCGGCGCGAAAGTGGAAAAGACGATGAAGCAGGCCGGCGCGGAGTGCGTCATCCTCGTGACGCCAAAGCCACCGGAGAAAGTCGACCAGACGATGGCCGACTTCGACCGACGCACGCACGAGGAGACCCGCCGCGTCTACTCGGCGATGCTGGATTTCCTGCAACGGACGCTGCCCGTCCGCGCCGCCCCGTAG
- a CDS encoding prolyl oligopeptidase family serine peptidase, protein MKRLLCAVLALAACTHASLAADSPAPLPLEYFFAPPSFRLPRLAPDGRSYSVVMLVGQEEVLSLVDFATNKATPLLRTDARFRNYWWKSPDLLLILDERDGRAGFETFNLKTLKTDQPSDLRYAGLANPLPDDPENVLLVRYRNWDLDLLKFNVRTGRATQVPVPSGYVQRWLTTARGDVVAGFGRLHEKWFMVLPQGSGWRRVELGDRRLPDFQPVWVAEDQRRLVGFDSASGDTVRLIAWDPATDAKELLCAADTIDPEYLSAWGEDWTRMQYVAFETDRPKFRYLNADDQAVADALDAALPNTTNQIVSVTPDKSRLIVFSTSDRVAGDFYLFDVKVRKLVKFGTVSPKPQPARLAQNRYFEFSSRDGLTLHGRVHLPPNSKGPWPTVLIVDGPERSHFGYSPREQALACAGYAVVDIDTRGTVGYGERFWAAGNQELGGKIVDDLVDGIDWLAQKQIVDPARVAVLGYLQGGLTAVQAARRHPQRFAAVVNFWAPAHFDYVDHMDFVYGRMSQDEVKSRLGGETGVRRYMETLNPVPILSELKVPSFHYYPRDPKAGLYYEAERVQRALAKGGTPHIFLEGLTIRGPDQLLGDHSPDFPREWRRVFGELLPFLDRHVAKKTSS, encoded by the coding sequence ATGAAACGCCTGCTCTGCGCTGTCCTGGCGCTGGCCGCGTGCACGCACGCCAGCCTCGCCGCCGATTCACCCGCTCCGCTGCCGCTCGAGTATTTCTTCGCGCCCCCGAGCTTTCGCCTGCCCCGCCTCGCCCCCGACGGCCGCTCCTACAGCGTCGTGATGCTGGTCGGGCAGGAGGAGGTTTTGAGCCTCGTGGATTTCGCCACCAACAAAGCCACACCGCTCCTGCGCACCGACGCCCGCTTCCGCAACTACTGGTGGAAGTCACCCGATCTGCTGCTGATCCTGGACGAGCGCGACGGACGCGCGGGGTTCGAGACGTTCAATCTGAAAACCCTCAAGACCGATCAACCCAGCGACCTCCGCTACGCGGGACTGGCCAATCCGTTGCCGGACGACCCCGAGAACGTGCTACTCGTCCGCTACCGGAATTGGGACCTCGATCTGCTCAAGTTCAACGTCCGCACCGGGCGTGCCACCCAGGTGCCCGTGCCCTCCGGCTACGTGCAACGCTGGTTGACCACCGCCCGGGGGGACGTCGTCGCGGGCTTCGGACGCCTGCACGAGAAATGGTTCATGGTCCTCCCGCAAGGCTCGGGCTGGCGACGCGTGGAGCTGGGCGATCGTCGCCTGCCCGATTTCCAGCCCGTGTGGGTCGCGGAGGATCAGCGCCGCCTCGTGGGTTTCGACTCCGCTTCCGGCGACACCGTGCGCCTGATCGCATGGGACCCTGCCACCGACGCCAAGGAACTCCTATGTGCGGCCGATACGATCGACCCCGAATACCTGTCGGCATGGGGCGAGGACTGGACCCGCATGCAATACGTCGCCTTCGAAACGGACCGGCCGAAATTCCGCTACCTGAACGCGGACGATCAAGCCGTCGCCGATGCTCTCGACGCTGCGCTGCCCAACACCACGAACCAAATCGTCAGCGTCACCCCGGACAAATCGCGCCTCATCGTTTTCAGCACGAGCGACCGTGTGGCGGGCGATTTCTACCTCTTCGACGTGAAAGTCCGAAAACTCGTGAAATTCGGCACGGTCTCGCCGAAGCCGCAACCGGCCCGCTTGGCGCAAAACCGCTATTTCGAATTCAGCTCGCGCGACGGGCTCACCTTGCACGGTCGCGTTCACCTGCCACCCAACAGCAAGGGACCGTGGCCAACCGTCCTCATCGTCGATGGTCCGGAGCGCAGCCATTTCGGATACTCGCCACGCGAGCAGGCGCTCGCGTGCGCCGGCTACGCGGTCGTCGATATCGATACCCGGGGCACCGTCGGCTACGGCGAGCGATTCTGGGCGGCGGGAAATCAGGAACTCGGCGGCAAGATCGTCGACGATCTCGTCGACGGGATCGACTGGCTCGCTCAGAAGCAGATCGTCGACCCTGCGCGGGTCGCGGTGCTCGGCTATTTGCAGGGCGGCCTTACCGCGGTGCAGGCCGCGCGCCGCCACCCGCAGCGTTTCGCGGCCGTCGTGAACTTCTGGGCTCCCGCCCATTTCGACTACGTGGACCACATGGACTTCGTTTACGGTCGGATGAGTCAGGATGAGGTCAAGTCGCGCCTCGGCGGCGAGACCGGCGTGCGCCGCTACATGGAAACGCTCAATCCCGTTCCCATTCTCTCGGAGCTGAAAGTGCCCTCGTTCCACTACTACCCGCGCGACCCGAAAGCGGGCCTGTATTACGAAGCCGAGCGTGTGCAGCGCGCGCTCGCGAAGGGCGGCACCCCGCACATCTTCCTGGAAGGTTTGACGATCCGCGGGCCCGATCAGCTCCTCGGCGACCACAGTCCCGACTTCCCGCGCGAGTGGCGGCGGGTCTTCGGCGAGCTGCTGCCCTTCCTCGACCGGCACGTGGCGAAGAAGACCAGCTCCTGA
- a CDS encoding DUF2934 domain-containing protein, translating to MKTREHREDRPRGDLTEEIRHEAYLLWQQDGCPDGRELDHWLAAQERVRHRRQARRAPDDAGESPIRPTEQLVTPN from the coding sequence ATGAAAACCCGCGAACACCGTGAAGACCGGCCGCGTGGCGACCTCACCGAGGAGATCCGCCACGAAGCCTATCTGCTCTGGCAACAGGACGGCTGCCCCGACGGCCGCGAACTCGACCACTGGCTGGCCGCGCAGGAAAGGGTGCGCCATCGCCGCCAAGCGCGGCGTGCGCCGGACGATGCGGGCGAAAGCCCAATCCGTCCGACCGAGCAGCTCGTGACGCCGAATTGA